The following nucleotide sequence is from Nitrospira defluvii.
GATCAAGGAATTCGATCGCACCAATAAGTAGCAATTACGTCGCGAGCAAATCACGGCGAATATGCTCCACCAGCTGCGTGAAGGCTGGTGGAGCCCCGTCCACGGCATCGCTCACCACTTCGATCTCCCGTCCCGACCCGACCCCAAGCCCGAGTTCGGCAGCACGTTTGATTTGACGCTGCTCCCCGATTCGTCTGCCCTGAAGCTTCGGCCAGGTCCCGAAGGATCGGAGCAGCGCAATGGCAGTCAGATCGACGGCCACCCGATCTCCACTGCAAATGAGTAGATCCGTCTTCGAGGACGTTCCGGATGTCGGGCCTCCCGCAATCATGGTCGTCGTGCCGTCCGCCACGGTCAGTGTGGGGTGGACGGCGAGATTGATCTCGGCAATACGCTCGTGCCAATCGCCGCTCCAGAAGGTCACGGAGGGACGATTTCTGGGATGAACCACTCCCACAAAATTTTTCAGGCTGCAGGAAAACTCCGCGAAGCGATGCGTCTTGATCACCGGCATGTTGATCACAAGATCCGCGTCGTACACAGGACGCGAAACATAAAACTTCCTGAGCGCCTGCGCCGCCGCCGGTTCGACGCGAACCCATGGTTCATCCTCGAGAGCCAGCACCCTGGCCCCGGCCGACTCCGCAGCGGCCCGCATTCCCGTTGCCGTCATATTGGCGGACGTCGGAAGCCGAATGATCCCGGACCCATCGGCGACCAGCACCTCCGCCGCCCTGCCGGCCTTGGTCATCGCCGCCATAGCTGCGACCACCTGGGGATTGGTCGTCGAGGGCGGCGGCTGGTCGTTCAGGACATTGGGCTTCAGCAACACACGTTTTCCCC
It contains:
- a CDS encoding DUF362 domain-containing protein, which produces MPFSRREFFNNAGFGLLLLPALLRSPQTILGHLLFEPAGSLVALKPVPANPFTRNGRPLVAIVHGRDPGRMLPRAMELLGGFDRLNVRGKRVLLKPNVLNDQPPPSTTNPQVVAAMAAMTKAGRAAEVLVADGSGIIRLPTSANMTATGMRAAAESAGARVLALEDEPWVRVEPAAAQALRKFYVSRPVYDADLVINMPVIKTHRFAEFSCSLKNFVGVVHPRNRPSVTFWSGDWHERIAEINLAVHPTLTVADGTTTMIAGGPTSGTSSKTDLLICSGDRVAVDLTAIALLRSFGTWPKLQGRRIGEQRQIKRAAELGLGVGSGREIEVVSDAVDGAPPAFTQLVEHIRRDLLAT